The Croceibacterium sp. TMG7-5b_MA50 genome segment ACAGCTACACGCCCGACGGGCGCTGGATGGCGTATAGCTCGCCCAGCGGAATCATGGCGCTGGACCTGCGTACCTTCCAGTCCAGGCTGATCGTGCCGGGCAGCGTCAGCCTGCAATTTGTCGGTCACCGTACGGGCGATGTCTATTACATCAACACCATCGAGCAGACGCAGGGTCATGACGCCAACTCGGCCCACACGCCCGGTGCCGCCGTCCGTTCACCCGACAGCGACCGGCAGGGGCAGCGGGCGATCATGGCGTACAGCTTCGCCACCGGGCAGTCGCGCATGATCACCACGCTCGATCCCGAATACTCCATCGCCACGATCAACGCCGACGAGACGCTGTTCGCCGGCGCACGCAATACCGGCGATGCTGGCGTGGGCGTCAATCCGGGTAGCGTCATGGCCAACCGTAGTCCGGACGACGAGGTGGGGCCAAATGGGGAGGAGCTGACCTATGCCGAAGGGCGCGAGGTGCAGATCAACCGCCGGCTGAACATGAAGATCCCGATGGAGATATTCACGATCGACATCGGGACCGGCGAGAAGAAGACGATCACCGCGTCGACCGACTGGCTGAACCACCTGCAGTTCTCGCCGACCGATCCTGGCCTGCTGCTCTATTGCCATGAGGGGAACTGGCACGTCGTGGATCGCATGTGGCTGGTGCGCGTCGACCGGCCCGACACACCCAAGCTGATCCATACGCGAACCATGAACATGGAGATCGCCGGCCATGAATGGTGGA includes the following:
- a CDS encoding oligogalacturonate lyase family protein, which gives rise to MKFLMVAALGYTSVMAMTAQAQDRPATLMAAPGSETPPEEWVDATTGHRVVRISDEPGSSSNYFNVNSYTPDGRWMAYSSPSGIMALDLRTFQSRLIVPGSVSLQFVGHRTGDVYYINTIEQTQGHDANSAHTPGAAVRSPDSDRQGQRAIMAYSFATGQSRMITTLDPEYSIATINADETLFAGARNTGDAGVGVNPGSVMANRSPDDEVGPNGEELTYAEGREVQINRRLNMKIPMEIFTIDIGTGEKKTITASTDWLNHLQFSPTDPGLLLYCHEGNWHVVDRMWLVRVDRPDTPKLIHTRTMNMEIAGHEWWSQDGSTVWYDLQTPRGEDFWVAGYNVETGKRTWNHLDRNSWGVHFNSNEDTTLFSSDGGDAEMAAHAPDGKYIWLLRPRAIPDVAGISAANSASLITPGVLDPEQLVDLRNHDYRSEPNASFTPDGKWLVFRSNMWGPGHVYAVELAKPSATAN